From one Lotus japonicus ecotype B-129 chromosome 3, LjGifu_v1.2 genomic stretch:
- the LOC130744090 gene encoding uncharacterized protein LOC130744090, producing the protein MEESSEGETHQRPLPPPAAGGWAKTSFRDKLLGGKVVPLAKKVVSLVEQGKMNIVPFNGNPMLPQVVTDADVIQELCYPWQEALVVSLLGKRLGYRTMKSRLSAVWRLTGDFDLLDIDNGFYLVKFDIAADRSKVMEGGPWMIFDHYLTVATWSKEFLSSLAKVSKTLAWIRIPELNVVFYDESFLMGVASAMGKPIRVDGNTLRAERGKFARICV; encoded by the coding sequence ATGGAAGAGTCCTCTGAAGGTGAAACGCATCAACGGCCTCTGCCTCCTCCCGCGGCCGGTGGCTGGGCTAAGACCTCATTTCGTGACAAACTACTGGGAGGGAAAGTGGTTCCTCTGGCCAAGAAGGTTGTGAGCCTGGTGGAACAAGGAAAGATGAATATCGTTCCTTTCAATGGCAATCCTATGTTGCCACAAGTAGTTACTGATGCCGATGTTATTCAAGAGTTGTGTTATCCGTGGCAGGAGGCTCTAGTAGTTTCTTTGTTGGGGAAGAGACTGGGATATAGAACCATGAAGTCGCGGTTGTCGGCGGTATGGAGGCTCACAGGGGATTTTGATCTCTTGGATATTGACAATGGCTTCTACCTAGTGAAGTTTGACATAGCGGCTGATCGATCGAAAGTCATGGAGGGCGGGCCATGGATGATCTTTGATCATTACTTGACTGTTGCTACATGGAGCAAGGAGTTCTTGTCCTCACTTGCGAAGGTATCAAAGACCCTTGCATGGATTCGTATTCCAGAGCTAAATGTGGTGTTCTATGATGAGAGCTTTTTGATGGGGGTGGCCTCTGCAATGGGGAAACCTATTCGAGTTGATGGGAACACCTTGCGAGCAGAACGAGGAAAATTTGCACGCATCTGCGTTTAG
- the LOC130744091 gene encoding uncharacterized protein LOC130744091, producing the protein MTQDSGKKIVTSPKPIKNSHGVKFLGLKSATSTPSRVTRSAAKIVSLESSGPAKRTRSMKIKHVVKRGTGKSSCIQDISEDFIPDPLSEDNQERDVVDAEAEQVIHNVLETLADVATAPNVVPNVESQVDRDSEPNSEANPSESDVEKEDDTNVATQESSSEKTPSVEMSHEKTVEPMSRKGKEPVLISSEEEVSDDEEVPTKASARKKATVSASKHVAGQTGKKKKKKDFGSRSLKFPTASQISVPEKKTKKEMKKERIAASTGRKRKHVATTDSEPEVEPDVPDISTLAKKRIKGKKIPLNVPEAPINNVSFHFASSAQSWKFVVQRLVIERELHADALELKKIMDLLVNAGLMKTVKDIDRCFTHLVRDFIMNIPTDCDDESSYEYRKVYVRGKCVNFSPEVVNEFLGRRLVAGLDEEPKLNRVSTTLTGKMVKKWPKKGFLPSGKLTTKYVVLFKIGCENWMSTNHLSGETPPLARMLYLIGTGGEFDFGKLVFYQTLKHAGSYAVRLSILFPCLLSELIVKQHPHVVRPDEPQGKKPMSLKFDYRLFVGTHVSDIMLSAAKGPASTSGTKAGGSSKDDILAELRAVSKSLDATIQASKIRKKSVDKLIQVLSQAPAAAEEGNSEDIAENVEDDSAAHEEEEAQYETAGEEEDASERDNEETDAEEAEDVTGSTSSSPRSTSL; encoded by the coding sequence ATGACTCAAGATTCTGGAAAGAAGATCGTCACCAGTCCCAAACCTATCAAGAACTCGCATGGAGTCAAATTCCTTGGTTTGAAGTCTGCTACTTCTACTCCCTCTAGGGTTACTCGTTCTGCTGCGAAAATTGTTTCTCTAGAATCATCTGGACCTGCCAAGAGGACAAGGAGCATGAAGATCAAGCATGTGGTCAAGCGAGGTACAGGGAAATCATCATGTATTCAGGATATCTCAGAGGATTTCATTCCTGACCCACTGTCTGAGGATAATCAAGAAAGGGATGTCGTCGATGCTGAAGCAGAGCAAGTTATCCACAATGTCCTGGAGACACTTGCTGATGTTGCAACTGCACCAAATGTCGTGCCAAATGTTGAATCACAGGTTGATCGTGATTCTGAACCAAACTCTGAAGCAAACCCTAGTGAATCTGATGTAGAGAAGGAAGATGATACGAATGTTGCTACTCAAGAATCTTCAAGTGAGAAGACTCCCTCTGTTGAAATGTCTCATGAGAAAACCGTGGAGCCTATGTCAAGAAAGGGTAAGGAACCAGTGTTGATTTCCTCTGAAGAAGAGgtctctgatgatgaagaagtgcCCACAAAGGCCTCTGCTAGAAAGAAGGCTACAGTGTCTGCAAGCAAGCATGTTGCAGGTCAGacaggaaagaagaagaagaagaaggatttTGGTTCTAGGTCTCTCAAATTTCCAACAGCATCTCAGATCTCAGTTCCtgagaagaagacaaagaaagaaatgaagaaggAGCGGATAGCTGCCTCCACTGGAAGAAAGAGGAAGCATGTTGCTACAACAGATTCTGAACCAGAAGTCGAGCCAGATGTCCCTGACATCTCCACTTTGGCCAAGAAACGGATCAAAGGAAAGAAAATTCCTTTGAATGTGCCAGAAGCACCCATTAATAATGTATCCTTCCACTTTGCCAGTTCTGCACAAAGTTGGAAGTTTGTTGTTCAGAGGTTAGTCATAGAGAGGGAACTTCATGCAGATGCCTTGGAACTCAAGAAAATTATGGATTTGTTGGTTAATGCAGGTTTGATGAAGACTGTCAAGGACATTGACAGATGCTTTACTCATCTGGTTAGGGATTTCATTATGAACATCCCTACTGACTGTGATGATGAGAGCAGCTATGAGTATAGGAAGGTATATGTCAGAGGAAAGTGTGTAAATTTCTCTCCTGAAGTTGTGAATGAGTTTCTGGGAAGAAGACTAGTGGCTGGACTTGATGAAGAACCTAAATTGAATAGGGTTTCGACGACCCTGACTGGGAAGATGGTCAAGAAGTGGCCAAAGAAAGGATTTCTCCCCTCTGGGAAATTGACTACAAAGTATGTTGTTCTTTTCAAGATTGGATGTGAAAATTGGATGTCCACCAATCATCTCTCTGGTGAAACCCCTCCCCTTGCAAGAATGCTCTATCTGATTGGTACTGGTGGTGAATTTGACTTTGGCAAGCTTGTTTTTTATCAGACTCTGAAGCATGCAGGCTCTTATGCTGTGAGATTGTCTATCCTATTTCCATGCCTTCTGTCTGAACTCATCGTCAAACAACATCCTCATGTTGTGAGGCCTGATGAACCTCAAGGTAAGAAACCTATGTCTCTCAAGTTTGATTATCGTTTGTTTGTTGGGACACATGTTTCAGACATTATGCTATCTGCTGCAAAGGGTCCTGCCAGTACCAGTGGTACTAAGGCAGGTGGTTCAAGCAAGGATGACATCTTGGCTGAATTGAGGGCTGTCTCCAAATCCTTGGATGCTACTATTCAGGCTTCCAAGATCAGGAAGAAGAGTGTGGACAAGCTCATCCAGGTCTTATCCCAGGCTCCTGCTGCTGCTGAGGAAGGGAACAGTGAAGACATTGCTGAGAATGTTGAGGATGACTCAGCTGCTCATGAGGAAGAAGAGGCTCAGTATGAAACTGCTGGCGAAGAAGAGGATGCATCTGAACGGGATAATGAGGAGACTGATGCAGAAGAGGCGGAGGATGTCACTGGCTCCACCAGTTCTAGCCCTCGTAGCACctctctttaa
- the LOC130742373 gene encoding uncharacterized protein LOC130742373 isoform X1, which yields MDKETVDLNDVGDDTSIPEPNVGVFEEGQFSPPNVDSFSPAQAPSHQSTGTSGSRGTKRKTSMVDSFDSQVEKMTSALGLVADALNSGNCISNKLHDVAERQVGVVERQVGAIEERNEIYKDQLIVFKHSKPRIYTESDVWNMLTELNVTDPLRMQCYEFLCTNDQNKRLLFGVPSQMPLQTLFQMMNEGGFR from the coding sequence ATGGATAAGGAAACCGTCGACTTAAATGATGTTGGTGATGATACTTCTATACCGGAACCAAATGTTGGTGTCTTTGAAGAGGGGCAATTCTCCCCTCCTAATGTTGACTCTTTTAGCCCAGCCCAAGCACCGTCTCATCAATCTACAGGTACATCTGGTTCAAGAGGAACAAAGCGTAAGACATCAATGGTTGATTCCTTTGATTCTCAAGTGGAGAAAATGACTAGTGCTCTTGGATTGGTGGCTGATGCATTGAACAGTGGTAATTGTATTTCTAATAAGCTACATGATGTGGCTGAAAGACAAGTGGGAGTCGTAGAACGTCAAGTTGGAGCAATTGAAGAGCGCAATGAAATTTACAAAGACCAGTTGATCGTCTTTAAACATAGTAAACCACGTATATATACTGAATCGGATGTGTGGAATATGTTGACTGAACTGAATGTAACTGACCCACTTCGCATGCAGTGCTATGAATTTCTTTGCACTAATGATCAAAATAAGCGCTTGCTTTTTGGTGTACCAAGTCAGATGCCACTACAGACTCTATTTCAAATGATGAATGAGGGTGGGTTCCGTTGA
- the LOC130742373 gene encoding uncharacterized protein At2g29880-like isoform X2, giving the protein MTKGKGQTGEPTQVRAAAVLRWTEDMDNILLNAFSEEVTKGNRQDGSWTTEGYANVLEALRVAVSPTMTKQHIKNRMKTMKENFVEAYDLFRGLSGFAWSPATRRFEAEDHVWEELIKEKPHAAKWKKTQVKHYDTMKELFGAD; this is encoded by the exons ATGACAAAGGGTAAGGGTCAAACTGGGGAACCTACTCAAGTCCGTGCTGCTGCTGTCTTGAGGTGGACTGAAGACATGGACAACATATTATTGAATGCATTTTCTGAGGAGGTTACCAAGGGAAATAGGCAAGATGGTTCATGGACAACAGAAGGCTATGCTAATGTACTTGAGGCATTAAGGGTTGCTGTTTCACCAACCATGACAAAGCAACATATTAAAAATAGAATGAAAACCATGAAGGAAAACTTTGTTGAGGCCTATGATCTATTCAGAGGTCTTAGTGGCTTTGCATGGAGTCCAGCGACTAGGAGGTTTGAGGCTGAGGATCATGTATGGGAGGAATTAATTAAG GAAAAACCCCATGCGGCTAAATGGAAAAAAACGCAAGTCAAGCACTATGATACAATGAAGGAGCTTTTTGGAGCTGATTGA